The window TAACACTGTGTGCTCAGACTAATTAGTAAAGTTTACGCGGCTTAAATCTAATACTAGGACTCCGGTGTTCCGTCAAAAAAGCCAAATCCTATTACTACACAATGCACACTTCTTCTAGCTTGCATATAGAAAATGGGTctgaaactttgaagtttCCTCGTTGAACAAGGGCGCTCAGGATTCGTCTTATCTCATCGCGACAGACCAAGTTTTACGCCCTTAAAGTCCTTTAGGCTCGAGTAAAACCCCGGAAGTTGATTCGTCCCCCCAAGTttctattttacaaatttgggaGGAAAGATAGAAGATACCTGCGGATTTGGtgtgttgaaaaaaattttgttcgttAATTTTTAACCGCCAAATATTCGAAAAACGGCTTAAGCAAAGATTACCATATGACAAACATAAGTACTTTCTATGAAGGACGTCCTATTCCCACGTCCACCGATTTTTGACATTCCACAGTTTCGCTATCCCATCCATCGCATCTTCTCGCCTATCGAACACAAGATTTGTTCGgggaattcaaattattcgCTTACAAAAGTAATAATAGCCTCATTGATTTACGAGAGCAATTCGTAAGCGCCTTCTTTTAACTTGccaatttaacatttaatttgcTGAGTAAATTTACATGTCACGCAATTTTTACAGGGTAAACGTTACAGAACTAGCGGCTAGGAGatacacattttttcatatcGATTCGTCgtggaaattcgaaattcgGAAAACTTCGAATTGCAAAATACGACAAATCATAAAACACCGCATCACGCTTAATCGGTCTTCTAAATCGACATAAAACCAAAACCTCCGACGGGTCTTCCATTGACGTAATCGaggcaataaataacaatttattccTGACTGATTATTCACCATGCAGagagaaaattacattttcaatatCACGACGGGCGAGCAAAACTGACTTTTCCGGTGTGAACGAACTgaccccccctcccccccccctcccccctccccaCGTATACGAAATATCCACAAGTTTCCAGGACAACTGtcatgtaaaaatttaatcgataCCTTTAACGACCAGGTTTATTTGTTCGCCTGTGAACAACCTAACAAaataacacaaatattttacaaGTGTTTTATACGTTTCGGTTTTACGGTGAGTGGAATATTGAGCATTTCGTTCCAGGTTTATGATGTGCGGTGTAATTAAGAGTTTTCGTTTGAAGTGCGCCTCTGGCATGCTAAATCGAGACCAAAACTCATTTCCTATTTATTCACTATCGGAAAGGAAACCTATTTACTTCGAGTTTATCTACGAGGAACTCGAGAcgagtaattttttccatcgctcatgaataaaagatttttgaagCGTTATTACGCTTTGAATAATTGACTCTTCTTGTCATGtcgaaattgaattaaaaacactttttttttaacaatagaTTTTTAGTTGCTGCAGTTCTACATATAGCAGAACGTATTCGAATCAACGAGTGTGCCTGTTCCCTATTTTTTCATCCTGGGTCCTTACCTACTCCTACTACTTAGGCTACTAAGTATCTCGTTAGGAAACCCTACTGCCGGTCTACTCGTGTCACATCACGGAACCtcaatttacaaaattgtgCACTTCCTAACTGATTGCAGAAACAGCTATTCTTACAAAGTCTTTTGGCACTTAGACCGATTTAAAACTAACTTCTTCAATAGCTAACTGGAAAACCATTAtacttgcaaattttcaatctcaAATACTCTCAATCGACAACACTTGTAGTTCAGCTGGCAAAAAAAAGGAGTtctgaaaaattgaatgatccaaaagtaaaaaagttggTTCTGGAGAAGGTAATTCTTGCAATAAGCTGCAGAAcgataaattttttgcaagCCTTGGAAGTGACTCGAAACGAAGAGAAGGAAAAGGGTAAAATATAAGTTAGCATCCTATTAACTgtttttattcagtttttcgATCCAATACAGCAAATCTAAGCAAAcgaaaatgcatatttaaacCGAGCTTAACTCTTGTTAAAACCTTAGGTTGACACAAATTATATGCCCTACTATAAATTAGCTGAAGTCCGAgatgaaaaaactgaaatcgcACGTACGAATAGCTTAATATTATTTGTCTCCGTCACTTCCAATGgttattttaaactaaaaacgCCCTCcctgataatattttttcacctCTCACAAACTTAAATTTCCTGCTTTAATAAATCTCACACTAAACCTCTTTAATCTCATCGAACCATTTCAAACGTAGGTGTCAATTCACATTTTTCAGCTTACGCTTAGCAATAATAAATCCATGGTTAAgccctttttaaattttaaattttgccacCATTCAGAAATTCATTAATTGTAAAATCACCTgttataaaattgttaaacacgAAAGTATAAAACGAACTACAATTGCCTTAAGGCAAGTCGTAAGACCCATCGTTGAGGTTATATCGAGGAATCTATAGTGCATATTATACGAGTATTGGCTGATACCGTATATTGCTTAAACTTGCTGTGTAGTGCAGTTGCTAATAGAAGAATcgaaaagttgattttttttacgtctTAACGCTACGCCTTGCGTTAACGAACGCTAACAATCACGAAatgtcataaaattaaaaaggtttttgtCGTTTGTGACTGgccataatttttcaatttcagacCATCATTGAAGAATGATAAACCCTTGCAAAGAACGAGAACCCAGAGTAATCGACAATGACCTTATCGCCAAATGTATTGAATTGCAATACCCCAAGGGAGAggtgaaatttccaaatagaataggaattaaatattaaacaatttcgATAGGTGGGCCGTTTACTAGGACTTGAGGGCATTCCCTTGGAAGAGGTCGAAGAAATACGCTTTGAATACCTCTACATATTAAGAATCGATCATCTTTGGGCTCTAAAATCATTGGTGAAACTTAGCTTAAACAACAACTTTATTGAAAAGATTGAAAACTTGGAAACGCTTATACATTTAAGGTACTCCCACTCACGTCTCTTTGCTGATGCCAGAATAATGGAAATGTTTCAGGGAActgaatttgtcgtttaacagaataaagaaaattgaaaatttgcaatgttTAGTGAACTTGGAAAAAGTCACATTTTACGAGAATCTCATtgaaactgttgaaaatatgGACAATCAAACGAAAATGACCATATTTAGCATTGGTAAGTCTCgagtttttattgaattcaCGCTTTATTAATGCTCCTAAAGGTAAAAATCGTATAAGCGACAAAACATGCATCAGCTACTTCCGAAGATTTGAAGCTCTCACGTCGCTAAACATGGCAGGAAATCCTTGTGCCGAGGACCTAGATTTTCGACTCTATGTAGCAGCTCTCCTTCCAACTCTAGTTTACTATGAATACAAAAGGTAGGCTACCGGAAATTGCACATGTTGGAAAAGCATAAAAACACTGATATGACCCCAcacccccctcccccccaaACCGTCCTCCTCAACAACCCCTGTTTTTAATCACTACCATGCTTGAAAACCAACATCTAGAAGCCAGTATTTCGCAGAATAACCGTGACAGAGAGAGCCGATGGAAGCAAGGAATTCCAGGAATCCCTGAAGAAACTGGAAACCGTGGAAAGCAGGGAAAAAGAACAACGAGATGCAATAGAACGGGAACTGAAGGATGTGAAATTGCATTCCAAAATGTTTGTTGAGTACTTGAATACTGGAAGGCTATTTGAGGCCATGTATGAGGATGATGAAGAAGGTGGTTACGTTTCTTTTGAATGCACGTgcgaaatattatttttctgcagGCAAAGCTTTATTGGAAATAGGAGATGAGGTCAACGAACTCTATGACGAATACAAAACCCAATTCATCGGCTTCTGCCAACAAATATTCACAGTGGGAGAGAAACATTATAACACAAGAAAAACCGAAGTGgagaagtttgaaaaatgcGTACAGAAAGCCAAGAGTGACAATCAAACCGAGAGCATTAGATTCATGGAGTCATTTTTAGGTTCAAATCATCATCATTCAGATTCCTTAAGCTACGCAAGTTCACGGCTAGACTTAACTTTCAAGCTAGTTAATTTGAGTTCAACGCCTAAACTATCTTTGATTTCCAGAGAAGAGAGATCGAATATTCTCAGACACAAACCTTTGGAAACTTCAACTGGAGCACAATGCAATTACAGAAGACGTGTTTGAGTGCAACATTGAAGAGCAGCGAAAGGTATTTGAGGAGTTAATTCACTTCACCTGGAAACATTTGATGAGGTGATGAAAGTCGAGAGTCTGGAAGGTTAACCTTATTGAACTGGTAATTTCAGGCTGGAGGTCACGTTGTTTGAGCAAGTAGACGAGGTGAATCAGATTTTTAGCCAGGTATTGGAGGAGAtgataaatgattttattgGTGAGTGAAAGAGCGAAAAAACGACTCAAcattattaattgaaaatttcagaggAAGCTCGAGAACTATTCACCAATATCCGCGCAGCTGAGGTGACTTATTCAGAAAACCTCAACGACATTGCTCTCAGGTTTATGACTGCCTTAAATGTCAATCCAGATGAAGAGGTAGCGGAATGTCTGTTCGATATCATTTTTGACCAGTGAGGTCGTCCTCAAAAGTCCAAAATGAAAATAGctataaaattgatttcagaAACGCTCTGACCAACGCAATGTCGGCTACTCACGACGTACACATGCACACCATAGATAGTAGGGAAGATCAATTGGTAACCTTTAACTAAAGTCAAAAACTTGGCCTTGTAAACGCCTTTCAGGTCGCTAAAGCTCGAGGTTGGCTGGAAAATTTGTCTTGTGAATTAGAAGCGCAGAAGATAAAAAGAAACAGAGACAAAATCTTCGAAATAAACCATTTCTTGGACGTGCAGCGAGAGAAATTTGTGGAATTGACCAACGACCACGCAACTACAGTTAATATTGAGGAAGTAGTTTTCGACCATTTAACTGGATTAAATCATAGGCTAATTTAAATGTGATTATTGGCAAGGCTAATTGTAGTGTAGCggcaaaatttagaaaaaaccaCACTTCTTTGGTATCGACCGAATGTGCATAAATGTGTTCAAATTCCACCGATTGACGCAGGCATTACCGGTTAGAATACGCATTTCATGAATTAATAAACCTGTTCCTTTAATGGTGTATTGCAATGTGGAATAAGAATAAGGCCAACGCGCTTGTCGGGATTGTGCCCCCCATCACTGCCATGTGACTTCGGAAGCGAATTTTTTTCGTCTCTAAACTATGGCAAATGTCCCCCTATAAACAGAGAAAAGGTCCGCGAGTCCGGCCAATTTATTCGGGTTATTTCGTTCTGGAGATGTCTCAATCCCCGTCTCTTTcagaccaattttttttcattacctTCACCCAATTGGGGCCTAGCACGGCACTTCCAGTTTCACTTTCATATATATTACGAAGGAACAGTTGTTATTTACGGACATGTATCCAAGGACGAGGTTGTTTTATGATTAAGCAAAGTTGGATAGAGGTAGAAACGTAATAACCTTGGATAAAATATATTGCACTAATCGATGTTTCCTGGATCCTGTAAAAATTCATCGGCGAAGCACAAAAATACACTGAACCATTTCTCAAAACTTTAAGTGTCTTACCTGTTCATAAAAGGTAATTTGGGGCGAGGGAGGTTCCATGCTTTCACAGAATTCCTTAAATAGCAGATAACCTGAAAACGAACAATTATTAGCAAACTATAATGAAGCAGCTGTGCCGTCTTGCTGATGGTACTAATTCTAAATCTTCTTTGAAACGGGTCtataaatgcagagaaacagGCAGACAAAAAGTAACTGTCTTTAAATCATCAGTAATCGCAACCAAAACCATCACCCCTATTGTCATCATCGAACGAAGCAATTTAACAGGGAACTTAATCACActttcacaaaaattaaagacgtttaattcagattaaacttaaatcccgattttatcaaattttgatgtaGCACTTTGATTAGAATGATATTGGTATCATTTAAGATCACCTCgaattatattgaaatttagtgAATACAGAACCGAAATTTGCCTTTCAAAATGACATTATTCAATAGGACATCCAACAACCCTCAccatctgttttttttttgtctagtCCGGATTTAACATTTCCAGTGTCGTTTGTCGGTCTTTTCCGAGATTTTAAATTCGAGATTATGTAATGGTGAAAAATGAACTACATCCAAAAACAGAGTTCAGTCATTTTTCAAAGTTGCATCAATCGTTGAATCAGTGGattgtttcattaattaattaaattccgcCTCAAAGTATGGCGGCGTTCCTCAAACTGGCCGGAAATCATCAGTCGGAATTGGTGTAGGAGTTGAAGCGCGACCAGGACCGGgagtatttttgtattttataatttttttggatttaaagCGATTTTTTTGCGACAAAGTTCCTTCGCAGCAAgtcaattattgtttattggcCAATGTTTAATTCCTCTGGCCGGTTCAGCCACTCTTTTTCTCTCGTGGTTTATCCGCATCCGTCACAGTTTTCCAGTTATATACAAAAGTATCTAGAAACGCACATCATTTTCCCCCGTACGAAGCGCATGTGCTTCATATGTTCCCAGTTTAATTTCCGaatacataataaattctGGCAAAAATAGGGCATATTTTAAAGCATTGAGAAAGAAGAGTCCATTTTGTCTCCCTTAGACTTTTTATGTGCATGTTGTGGGTAGCGAATTGGCCCCCTTTTCAAGGACACTCTGTTAAACAACCCCATCGTGATATACAGTGTCTCAGATCTACGTTGCATTATCATTTTCCTGCACGTGCAGTTCCTCACCAAATTGACCGCACATAgggcaaaaattaataaaatggtcCTAAGTCAACATTTCTACGTTTTATTGTTgtacaaaaaataacatattcaTTGCGAATATAAGTATTGAATAtctgttacaaaaaaaactaacaaaaataGTTCCAATtcgataaaattaaataacaaaccAGAATAAACGAAAAACGAGGGCAAAAAATTAACCGTACACAGTAtcatgttcatttttattttagctgtaaatatttatcaaaacaattttttttgcaaattccttCGAGGCCGATAagttgaatatttgttttagtcACCTTCAAACTGGAGGACTGTTCTCTTCAgtgatgaaactaaagttaaaaattttaattgtgatGGGAAAAGTCATGTTCGTGGACCTCTGAGGACCAGGGTTGATCCCAAGTATCAAAAACCAACAGTGAAACATGGTGGAGGCAGCATAATGGTATGGAGATGTTTTTCACGATCCGGTCATTGgtcaaaattgagaaattatgTATAGGTCTCAATACAGGG is drawn from Euwallacea fornicatus isolate EFF26 chromosome 7, ASM4011564v1, whole genome shotgun sequence and contains these coding sequences:
- the LOC136339901 gene encoding dynein regulatory complex subunit 3-like yields the protein MINPCKEREPRVIDNDLIAKCIELQYPKGEVGRLLGLEGIPLEEVEEIRFEYLYILRIDHLWALKSLVKLSLNNNFIEKIENLETLIHLRELNLSFNRIKKIENLQCLVNLEKVTFYENLIETVENMDNQTKMTIFSIGKNRISDKTCISYFRRFEALTSLNMAGNPCAEDLDFRLYVAALLPTLVYYEYKRITVTERADGSKEFQESLKKLETVESREKEQRDAIERELKDVKLHSKMFVEYLNTGRLFEAMYEDDEEGKALLEIGDEVNELYDEYKTQFIGFCQQIFTVGEKHYNTRKTEVEKFEKCVQKAKSDNQTESIRFMESFLEKRDRIFSDTNLWKLQLEHNAITEDVFECNIEEQRKVFEELIHFTWKHLMRLEVTLFEQVDEVNQIFSQVLEEMINDFIEEARELFTNIRAAEVTYSENLNDIALRFMTALNVNPDEEVAECLFDIIFDQNALTNAMSATHDVHMHTIDSREDQLVAKARGWLENLSCELEAQKIKRNRDKIFEINHFLDVQREKFVELTNDHATTVNIEEVVFDHLTGLNHRLI